The following DNA comes from Neovison vison isolate M4711 chromosome 13, ASM_NN_V1, whole genome shotgun sequence.
CTGCGGGACTCAGTCTGACACCTTGCTTCCTAGGGGGCATAGATTGGTTCCAGAGGACAAAGTCCCCTTCAGATGGTGGGATATCTGTAGAGTCTCATTTTGGGTCCACATGGtagcttgggggagggggactaACAATAATTTTGGTTATATTCTCTTGTTTATAAGATCACAGAATTAAAAGATAACTCAGAGATGCTGTAGACTAACCTGCCACGTAACCAATGGGGACACCGAGGTCTTTCTCAGGACACCCAAGAGCCCAAACTTCTTGCCTGCCcaccatttgcttttgttttgtacCGCTTTGTTGAACAGGACTTTGCTATGCAGATGGTGTTGCTCTTACATGTCCTTTTGCAAAGGGTAAGCCAAGAAGTGAGCCATTAACCAGAAGGTCTGAATGACCTAGACAATCCTAGTAACAGAACACAAGTATATACAGCATGAgatgagaaagagagtgcaaggtTGAGAGGGACTGAAGTTTAAGTATTCCTTTATGTTAAAAAGATCTTAAAGTTGCAATCCAAAGTTAAAAGCATAATACTAcattggggaaaatatttgcatcaaattaaataaatgcagATTTCATATTTATACCATAGAAAGACatcctttttaagaaaaacttcaAGACTCCAATAGGTAAGTGGGCAGAAGCTATGAACAGAAAGCTTGTGTAACGTTTTTCCtaccaaaatgaaaataacccAATTTGCTATtctgattgtgaaaatgatatACACTAagagtttctcaaccttggcactattgaGTTGTATCATACTTTATTGGGGGAGAGGGTTGTCCTGTGCatgtaaaatagaaaatctaCCTCCTAGATGCCAGTAGCAGCAGCTCACCCCCCAGTGGTGATGATGAAAACTATTTCCAGACCTTGTCAAACATCCCCTTGGGGGGAAAAATTGCCCCCAGTTGAGAATGCTGTACTAGGGACAGACACATAGAAAATCCTTCCTCCTTGgtaatcaataatttaaaaaattacaatgaaattaagaagcctggggcgcctgggtggctcagtcggttaagcatctgccttcggctcaggtcatgatcccaggagcctgggatggagccccacattgggctccctccttggcggagagtctgcttctcctcatccctctgcccaccccctcttgtgcattctctctctcaagtaaattttaaaactctttaaaaaaaaaagaaattaagaaaacttcaGAAGCCTAATTggcaaaatatattatttaaaattatagtgCTTAAACGCCAAAGGGGTTGTAGTAACATTGACTTGTATGTTCACTGCTGATGACACTGTATATGTTATGTAACCTTTTACAGCATTACAACCATGAACTGGAAGACTGGCCATGCCCTTTGCCCCCCTAATCTCACTCCTACAAATTTATCCTAGGAAATGATTGAACAAAACCCATTATGGGTCAAGATGTTCatcgcagcattatttataatagcaacatTTTGATAGCAACCAAAAtgtccaacattaaaaaaaaaccattttaggTAAATTGTGGCTCTTCCATGTGATGAcatagccattaaaaatgataattatggtGATGATGTAGATGTGACAAAGTCATGACAAAGCAAAATACAAATCATCTTTACAATGAttgacatttcataaaaataagtaTGTGTATCTCAAAAAGATGGCAATATGTGCAAATGAAAACAGTTGTGTTGAAAGTACTAGGAgtgtgggtggggggggcgcctgggtggctcagtgggttaagcctctgccttcggctcaggtcgtgatctcagggtcctgggatccatggggctctctgctcaacgggcagcctgcttccccttctctctctgcctgctgctctgcctacctgtgatctctctctccgtcaaataaataaataaaatcttaaaaaaaaaaaaaaggatcgtGGGTGGgtatgagttttaaaaaatatcttacatGTAgttatactgtatttttttatttaaaaacaagaaaatggttAGAGATCTGTGTGAATTCAGGAGGACACTGAGGACAAGGGCAGCAATGATATCATTGAGCTAGAATTTGACGATCAAGTTTTAGTAAATCCTACCATTTAGCCTCCAAACGGGAACACTTTTGGAAGTGAAAAGAGCTCACATAAGAATGACCCCAGGACAGCGGGTATGGACTGGGACTGTACCAGTACATATCTCATCACTCTCAGTTTAGGGAAACTAAGGAGGGTGACCTGGAGCTCTTCTAAAGCAAGATATTTATTCAAAAGCAGGATAAAGTTCAGAGCCAAGCAGAGAAGACTAGATTCCTAGGGCCAAAGTACACTTTCTTACAACTGAGGATCCTCTAACCAAAATGTTCTCTGGGTGCTCAGCTGGTACAGGTACCCAGAAAACATTTTGGTTAGAGGTAGGACAGTCCAGAAAATTCTATAAACAAAGGCCAATTTCCCAGTACTGGATCCAGTGTTAGAAGAGATGATCGATCCACTCAACAAGTATATATAAGTGTCCTACGTGCCAGGTATGGTTTTTTCCCAGGCACTGAGAATACATCAGGGACAAGACAGAGACCCCGAATTCATGGACCTTACATTCAACTGAAAGTCACACtggaaaacaagcaaataaatggaCAGGCTAATCAAACCAAGTGAAGAGAActtcaaataaaatcaaatagtGCAATGTTGAATGTGGTTAAGGGGTGGGTGGGGACCGTGATCAAGGAAGGTCTGAGACCCTGATATCTGAGATCAAATGTGGTAACAGAAAGAGACTGGGAAGATCTGGGGGAAGGGTGTGCTCGGCAGAGCCTTGAAGCCAAACTTGGTGTGGCCAGTCAAGGTCAGAAAGATGCCTTGTAGGACCAGGCCTTTGAGAACGTGAGATGCTCAGGAACAGGGGTGATGGAGCCGCAGGTAGCAGGAACCGATGGGAGGCGGGTGGGTCAACAAAACTAATTCAGATCTGCCTGGGGCATATATCTGAACCTAAACTCTGATCTACAGACTGGAAAGCAGTAACACCTCACTGGGCTGTTCAGGAGTTCAATGACAGGGCAAAGACAAAAACACAGCAAtagtgtatttgttttgttttgttttgcattgagGTGAaagttatatttattcattcatttgaatgcAAAGcacttggcattttttttaaaaaaagattttatttacgtatttgacagagagagacacagagaaagaggaaacacaagcagggggactgggagagggagaagcagatttcttgcagagtaggaagcctgatgtgggccttgatcacaggaccctgggatcatgaccccagccgaaggcagcaacttaaatactgagccacccaggcacccagcacttGGCATTTTCCTATAAATCAGTCAGATGAAGATATCAGATGTATTACTATAGATGAAAACATGTGCCCTTCCTTCTAGTTGTTTATAAAATCCTTAAGAGCACTAACGGTTTCACTGGCCTGGCTTTTTGCCGCCACCGCTGGGCAAGTCCCCTTCATTTGGTATGGATGGGGAAAATCAAGTTCCAGTTAAGGAAACTATACGCAGAGTTCTTAAAATGCTGTTAATTCTGCTACTCCCACCCATAGCTTTATTTTGGGGAACAAAAGTGTTGTTAAGTAGGGACCTGACCTGGGCCTTTTTTAAACAGGGGAGCTCTTAAACTCATTTGTAACCATATAAGGTAGAAGCTATAAAAGATATTAAAGTCTTGGTTAAACACTccattggaggggcgcctgggtggctcagtgggttaagctgctgccttcggctcaggtcatgatctcagggtcctgggatcaagtcccgcatcaggctctctgctcagcagggagcctgcttcccttcctctctctctacctgtctctctgcctacttgtgatctctctctgccaaataaataaataaaatctttaaaaaaaaaacacaaacactccATTGGAAGTTTCATGGACATCATTAAAAGACTGTCCATATGCAGGGTTTGGTAAATTATTAGAGTCTAATTTGGTAGTCAATCAACATGATTTTATCagacacttactatgtgccaagcactgtcctAGTCAATGATGACAAAACAGTGAAGACAGCAATAGACCCTCACAGAGCTCAACAATTTAAAGGGAAACTAGTTAGATAGTTATCATTAATGAGATTCCAAGAGATACCCTACCTCCTGCTTTCCATTATCACAACGATCTGTTCTGGGCTACTTGAAATAGTTTTCACGAAATATAACAGCAGTGCGATAGAGAGGCACTTTCccttaaacaaatatttactttcaaAAGATTTTTCTGACTTAGAAACATTCTCCCACTTTTCTAAAGTTATTTATATTATACTTACATTATTTAtcctatatattaaaataaaatataaatatataaatttaataaaagtataCATTGCCCAATATTTATATccttacatatatattaatttttttaaattcaattaagttaacatatactgtattattagttttggggtagaatttagtgattcatcagttgcgtataatactcagtgctcactaTGTcaaatgccttccttaatgcccatcacccagttaccccaactccccacccatctcccctccagcaaccctcagtttgttacctatagttaagagtcttttatggtttgtctccttctctgttttcgtcttattttatttttccttcctttcccctatggtcatctgttttgtttcttaaattctacatatgagtgaaatcatatgattttatctttctctgactgacttatttcacttagcctaataccctctagcttcattcacgccattgcaaatggcaagatttcattctttttgatggctgagtaatattctatggTATATATAAACACTACATCTCCTTTACCCATTCCTCTGTCAATGGACATATACATTTTTCAGAGGAACCAGCTATGAACATGATTCATTAAGCTCACCTGCAAAGTGTTTTCAAGTCTTGATGCCTAAGACCTGCTCGACGACAGTCAAATTGGAACCTCTCACAGGGGTGAAGTTCAGGAGTGAAAATCTTTTTGAAGCTCTTCAGGTGACTTCAGTGTGCAGCCAGGTGCATGTTGTAGAATGTGCGGAGTGAGTCTGGGACAACTGGGGGGCATATACAtgcccagacactgtccccagagGACTGGCaggattgaagaaaaaaataacttaatttaAACCTTTGTGTTCATGGCAATTACTAGTTGTTTGCTTTTTGGAATTGGGCTTGCTAGTGATAACCTTCCTAGGTTGAGATATCAGTCAGGATTCCATTCAGCTACAAGTAATAGGAAGACTATCAAACAGGCATCACTAACTCTCGGATAACAAGGAATTCAGAATGGACAGGCCAGGGCCAAGTGCAAGAACATCATCAAAGAACCGGGCTACTTCTGTCTGTGTGCAGCATACTTTCATCCTCAAGGCTGCAGTATGGCTTCTGGACCTCCGGGCACCAGTCTGGGTTGAGGGAGGGTGGCTTTTGTCCTGGTGAGGCTTTACCTTTTCAATTGGAAAGGGTAGCTCCACCCACAGGTACTTCGACTTAGATCTTATTGGTCAGAATCTGTCACATGGTCTTGCCCAGCTACAAGCGAAGCTGAGCATTTGATAAATTCTCTTTCCAGCTCTCTGGAGGAAAGCAAGGAGGAGGAGGTTAGGACAGTAGAGATTTCTTCAGAATCAGACTTGTTTGCTATTCAGTGCGAAGACCCGTGGCTTGAtgattcttcttttctcctcattGGGTGAGGAAGTGGAGTTGGGGCCAGTTTCCCCGGGACTGGTGGGAGGGGTAGGCATAGATCCTCCCAGGGCTTGGGAGATGTCCTACGCCGGTTCGCAGACTTGTCCAGAAATGGTGGGCTCCGCGCTGTATCTGTGTCTGGTGGATTGGTGACTGCTGGAGAGTGAACATATTTAGGTGTGAGAGATAGGCTTCACTTACCATTCTCATGTTTAAGTGTAGGTGAGAGCTAAAAGGTCACCCAATCGATAAATGACTACGTGTTCTGTTGAAGAGGAACACGCAGGGACTATTTTCACTCTTCTGGAAATCATGATTAGAGCCTTCAAGGAGAAGGTCAAGGCACTAAACCAAAGCCGGCAGGGAGGAGGACCAAAGACTTGCTCACAATGCCCGGAGAGTCCCTACCAGAGCCTGGGGCCAGAGCCTGTCCTTGGCCTTGCTCCTAACTGGCTTCCTTGTGGGTAAGGGAAGTGTCTGGGGATTCCCCATCATTCATGAGCTCTTTGAGTGACCCCCTTTCAGCCCCTCCAGTAGGGAATTTCCCAGAATGTTCCCACACCCCCATGAAGCCTCTTCCTTAACCACCCCCAAGCTGCCTGTAGTTCAGGGTTGGCATCAACCTTCAAGCTTCAGAGCTGGGGGTGAATTATGAGCATTATTGTCTAGATTTGTaagaggtgggagagagggaagatgaAATTGGAAAGCCATCAGGGCTGAAGCCTCCCAGGAGATAATTACCAAACATCGTAAGATTTAAACAAACGTCAAAGACAAGGAGAAGAGGGTGGGCACAGACTCCGAAGCCAGGCTGCCTCATTCAAGTCGTGGTGCTGCCTCttcacaagctgtgtgaccttgaccagGTTACTTAACTTCCCTGTACTTTTAGGTTgtcctcttctgcaaaatgtaGATAATCATGTTATCTACCACAAAGATTAAAGATAATAATACATGTCACATATTTAAAAGAGTGATTGGTACATGgtagcattcaataaatgtgagTTATGAAGTCAAGCTagactattcttttaaaaaattggttccCACTAATTTTTCTTGTATAAATTGAGTCTATGTCCCTTTGCCCGCTGCGACCTTCTCCTTGGCCTTCACACACACTCCTTCCTAACAAGTGGACCGCGTTAAAGGCTCATACACTCAGGTGTTTAGTTTGGAATCTGAAATATTCGAGAGTCAAAGAGGACCTGGAGATTTTCTAAGCTAATGGTTCCTTCTAATGTTTTTCAATATTCACTGCACTGGGAGCCTCTAGCAACCCAATGCCAGACTGCACCCCAGACTGCTTAAATCAGAATCGGCCACCAGGACTGGTAAATCTCCCCAGGGGGTCCCATGGATCCCAGGGTGTGGCCGAGGTTGAGAACCATTGTTGTAGTCCAGTCTTCCTGTTCTAACCGGAACAGGGCCTCAGAGAGGGAAAGCGAGTCACAGAGGCTCACCTAACCAGGACCCCAGTTTCCAGTTACTGCTGATGGAAACCGCTGTCACCGTGTGCTCTGGACCTCACTCTGCATGAGTGAGCTCTCTAAAAGAAAAGCTGGACAGAGGATTCCCTCCCATCTCTGGGCAGGAATGCAGACGATCAGCTCCTCCACCGGAAGAGTGTGACCAACTCGGGGTTCCAGTGTGGTATTTAAAGATAACCAAAATCGAGACCCAGTGCTCTTTCGGGACACTGTAGGGCAGCCGAGGACTTCTTAGTGATTTCTGAAGACCTTCGGTCACTTAAGACACCAGTCTCTCAGGGGAAGCATTGGGTATGCCAGAGTAAGAATGGGGGCTAAAGATGGGAAAGCCTCAAGCCAAACCCTCTTTTGCCCCTATGTGGTTATGGGGCTTTGGGTCAGTCGCTAAAGTGTCTGGACCTCTGATAAAATCAGTGTCTTGAGGCAAATTCCAAAGCCTTCTCTCCCAGCAGCTGCCTCCACCAGCCTGTGATCATTCGGAAGGGGTATTTTGGGTAGCTTTGTCTCAGTTGGGGTCTCAGGGTCTCAGTTGGCCTCATCTGAGAAGTGGGGATCATGGCAAGGGCTGGCCTCCCGTGTCCATCTCAGGGGGTTCCTGTGAGGTGCCTGAAGGACAGAAAGGAATTCTGAAAAGTGGAAAGCAGGTCACGCAGAAGCCCAGATGCCGGCTTACTGCTCCCTGACTGACAGAGGACATGCGTGTGAGAGGCCAAAATTTCCTTCCCAAacattcctctcccctccccgctgAGTCCTAGGTTTCCAGCTGCCactaggaagggaagggaaatggggGGATGTGGTCATTGTACCTGTGAGTAAACACCTGCTCCCATTGGCCGCCTTGGCTAGTTTGTCCCCGTGTGAGTGCTTTCCAGGGCATGACTGCCCCAGGAAGGGTCCGAGCGGACTGAGCCGGGGACATGTTGGGAGGAGGCTCTCCCCTTAGGCCCCCCAGCCACTTCCTCCTGCAAGGGAAGTCGAACTCTTGGTCTTGCCAGTGCTGGCTGGCGGCATGGCCCCTGGGCTGCCTGGTCTGGTTTCTCTGGGGCCCTAGCAGGAAACCGTCTTGCTTCCCAAGGTAAAGACAAGCTTCTTGTCACAGGTGGTTGTTTTCTGGTCAGAGGCAGCGGTGGTTGTGAACCCCCTCGCAGAGCTCTGGAATCTGCAAGCCAGGAGGGGGTGGTGGCGGTGGGGAGCGAAAGCTAGAGAGAGCTTCAACAGAGCTCgcttggggaggaggaagaaccTGCTGTCACTTCCCGAAAGCTGGGCCTGCCTCTAGgcggggagaaggtcagagcggTTGGTCCCTGTGGCCCGCctaccccacccctcccttctgcctcGGGGTTTGCCCAGGCTCTTCAGAGCACAGAATTTACAGTAAACGTTGTCACCAGTGGAAACTCTCAGAGGGGGCGAAGAAAAGGGCTAGAGGAATGGGCGAGGACTCCCGGCCCCCAGTTCCCGTCTTaaaaccaccccccccccacccaatcTCATGGGTTGCTTTCTTTTACCTTTCGGTAAAGAGGGGATGCCCTGAGTCTGGGATGTGCCTGGAAACAAGGAAATGGTAAGATAAGGGAGCTGCCATACCTCGCAGAAGAAGCCGGTGCCTCTGACTCCACCATCGTGGGTCTGAGTGTCCTGCCCAACCCCATCCCATTTCAGAGATGGGGGTTTCCTTTGTACTGACCTCGGCACCATTTTCTAGCTCAAAGCCACATACAGGAAATGCCAGGCTAGGGCTGAGCCTGCTTGTATCCGTCCTTCACAAGTGGATGGAAGCCAGCCTGATGGGTAAGGCCACAGGCATAAGCTCCTCTACCACTTAAAAAGGGACTCTGGGGTTCACGGATTAGGGCAGTTGCCAGCCTACCTAGCTCTCTCATTGGACCACAGCTCCTTCTCCTGGTGGGTTATGTAAGGCACCATTAATCGGCAAGTTATCTTACACCTGCTCACTGCCCATCATGGTTTCGAGTCAACTGTTCCAGCCATCGGTGTCATTAACCAGTCAATCAACAGACATTTGAGTTcatactgtgtgccaggcacctaACAAATAGGCACTTGGTAAGTGCTTGACTGATTAAAACCAATGTAATAGTGTGTTTAACTTGTGTTTTTAAACTTGCCTGATCCTTAGTTAGGATGACCTGGGGCACTTGTTAAAAACTCAGTGAATTCCCAGATTTCACCCCAAATCCCAAACCCACTGAGTTCAAATCTCTAGATTTCAGGAACAGCCTGAAACTCTAATAAGGCCTTCAAATAATTCTAATACTATGGCCAGGCTGACCTAAGTCAAACAAAACTAGAAATATTTAGGCCTGGTTGCCAGCTCAGGTTGATTTTTGAACTGAAGTGTAACTTACTTACCTCTCCAATgcccttttcccttcctctgtgtggCACCAGGGATTAGATGAGTCAATCTGTTTGATTGACTCAAGGAATGTGAACCTTCAAATCACATTGGAAATGTAATTCCCTTAGGTAGCTTTGTTTTCTAGTATACACTAATTACCAGAGTGGGATTGTTGATTAATTAATGATGTGATCAGGAATCAGCACTCTTGGACCCAGAGTTTGCCTGATTAGCGTTTATCTGATGTAGCAACGGGGAAAggtgtttctggaaaaaaaaacacatatgccTGGGCAGAACACACACAGGGTGCTTTAAACCAGGCTCTCGAATGGACTGGCCAGCAGAATGAAACCAGCCAGCAGAATGGACTGGAACTGAACCTTGTGATGTGTTTTGACCACTCGATGTTTATAAAGACCCTAGTGTTCTAGAATCTGGTTAAGTAGACAGTTAACCGTGGACTTCGTTAGGCTAAAAGCCCACCCTGGAAACATTCGGAGAGCTTGCGGTATAACATTGGGTGGAAAAGCGTGAAATTAGTATAAGCTGTTCTCTCaaactcttttccattttttcaggCTCTCACCTGTCAGCCTGTTTCCCATAATATACACTTGCCGCTCTCAACCCACATACACACTTGCAGagacccacatacacacacacacacacacacgaaggcgCACCTCCCCACCCATTCCCACGTACTCCTCTATCAGGTGAGATCCTACGAAGCTGCCACCCTTATAGGGCAAACGGACAAAACCCAGCAATTTTATGGGTTCAAGCTTGTATCTGGGCACACACATGCGTTTATAAATGCACCCATGCTTCTCATATGACACACgcaaatacatgcacacacacgtgcagaaaaaaatcactgatagCCCTCCCTGCGGCTGTGCTGGTGAGAAGTGAACCTGTCTCCTCGCgctcccccttcctcccatccTGTGCCTTCCTAGAGACTGATCTCTGATGCTGACTTTTCTCCACACAGGAGAGCGAAGACCTAGAGAAACAGAACGCGGCTCTGCGGAAGGAGATCAAGCAGCTCACAGAGGAGATGAAGTATTTCACGTCGGTGCTGAGCAGCCATGAGCCCCTGTGTTCGGTGCTGGCCGCCAGCACGCCCTCGCCCCCCGACGTGGTGTACAGCGCCCACGCCTTCCACCAGCCTCACGTCGGCTCGCCTCGCTTCCAGCCCTGACTTTCCAGACATGGGGTGGTGGGGGAcggagccccccagcccccagctgccCTGGCAGGCCTCAGGAGGGGCACATGGACTGTGGCCAGGCTGCCCTCACCCCCAGGGCCCTCTCTCCATCTGGAGACCTGGAGGCAGAGGCCCGGACAAGGGTTGAGCACAAGACTGGAGCATCTAGGAGTGTGGTAGGCCACCCAGTGGTGTCGCCGCCTGTCCGTGTGTGCTGAGTCCCCATGCGGATGGGAGGCCCAATCCAGAGTTCGACCAGACATGATGCCCGAGACCCATGGCATTGAGGGAGGAGGGTAGGAGAGGGTGgggattatttttctaaataaatttcttaaaagaaaccaGCTTGGCAAACAATTGTCTTCTTTTACACACTTCCTTGAAACCCTAAGTTCTGTGGGGTTGGCACCTTCTTTTGTCCTTAGTCTGGAGACTCATTAAAGCTCCATAGATGGCTAATATCTCTTCTTCCCATGGTTTGTGAGCCTACTTGGGAAGCTGGGGCTTTTCAAAGCATCTCCAGTCCTCCCTGGAGGCATCTTCTTGGTTTCCTCCCCCAGTCACCTCACGACGACCTCCACTTTCCATTCCTTCCCAGACTGTCAGCGGGCCATGCTCCGGATGTGGGGAAGGACCAGTGTGAGATGTTCTTCAGAGGAAGGGTCAGCTACGCTCCCTCAGCTCGGCCCAGACAGCCAGCCCTGGAAACTGCTGCTTGCTGGGCCCCAGGCAAGGTGTTCCAGTAACACAATGGCAACCCCAGGAAGACACTGCCTCATGCTCTCACGAGGCAGTGTGTGGCTTGGGTCCATGGGGACGTTCCTGCTAATGggcctacattgggctccacggGCTGCCATTTTGAGCACAGTTTGAGGGCAGCAGGGCCTCGTCGACACAGGCTTGTCTTCCGGTCTTCAGATTGACTA
Coding sequences within:
- the BATF gene encoding basic leucine zipper transcriptional factor ATF-like; translated protein: MPHSSDSSDSSFSRSPPPGKQDSSDDVRKVQRREKNRIAAQKSRQRQTQKADTLHLESEDLEKQNAALRKEIKQLTEEMKYFTSVLSSHEPLCSVLAASTPSPPDVVYSAHAFHQPHVGSPRFQP